From Thalassotalea psychrophila:
AAATAATATTTATCATTGGCGACCAATATTTCCGTAGTAAAAACACTGTATTCATCCCACGCACCTTTTGGGCCTCTTTTAACTGCTGGCCCTTGCTCTTGCCATGCAATGCCATCATCACTTGTTGCATACCAAATATCTGCATTTAACCAGCTTGATTGTTGACACTCATTACGGGTATACCAAATAAAATATTTTCCTTTAACTTTAATAATAGTACTAGGATCGCGACGGTTTACGCCTTTTTCATACCCTAAACCTGTTACTGGTTGATAACGAAAACGGGTATATAGTTCATTTTCACTATCATCAACTTGATGACGTTGCATTGCTGCACTCATATTTTTGTCTAACTTATTCACCTAATTATTCTCCATACAACTTTAATTTTATTTCTGCGCGTTTTTCTTCATCTAGGGTGTAAAACATCATAATCATGCCTGCAACAATAAAGATAATGCCCGGTAATAAGGTACTGATAAAGTTTATACTTTCGACGACTTCAGGGGGTTGTTGAGCAATATTAGCGACATAGCCAGTTTCACCCATGATCCAAAGAGCTAATGCCCCTCCGACACCTAGTCCTACTTTTAGGGTAAATAGAAATAAGGCAAAAAACAGTCCTGACATATTTTTGCCCGTCAGCGTGACTTGATAATCAACCACATCACTCAACATACTCCAAATAAGTGGCACCATGCTTAATGATAGAAATGAAACCGCAGTACCTAATATTAATATCGATGAAAAAGCATCGCCTGGTAGCCAGTAAGGGATAGCAGTAAGTACACCACAAACAAACATTAGTACCTTGTAAGCACGTACTTTATCGAACCTTGTCCACATTAATCCTGACAATGCAGCCCCTAATGTTGCACCGACAGTTCCCCAAGTAATAAAAGTTGTCATCATATGTTCAGCGTTTATCAGAACTTCTTTTACATAATAAACAGTAGGGGTTGCCTTTAACGTTAAAATGATAAAAAAGAGAATGTTTCCTAAAAAAAGTATCACTAATTGTTGGTTGCTAAAGGCTTCTTTAATGCTGCTAATAAGGTCTTTAACTCCCATTTTTTCTTCTTTTTTCAGAGCAGGAGCAGGGTAAATTTCCTTAACGGTAAAGAAGCAATAATATAAACAACCGACTATCAATAAAGCAAAAACCATTGCTGTATAAAAGAAACCTTGTTGCTCGTTACCTTGTCCAAATAAGCCGACTAAAGATAGTGTGCTGTATGAAACAAAAACTGATGCAAGCATGCCTAGGCCAAATCGAAAAGATTGCAGCATGGTTCTTTCGTCTGAGTCACGTGTTAAAAATCCGGCCATTGCAGAAAAGGGGACATTGACTAACGTATAAGCAAGGGTAAGTAAGGAAAAACTTACATAAGCATAAACAAGCTTACCTGTTTCATCGAGATCTGGCGTATAAAATAACATGATGAAAGTTATTGCTAATGGAATAGTGCCATAAAGAATAAATGGACGACAGCTACCATGTTTAGTGCGAGTTCTATCAACCAATAAACCTACTAATGGGTCGGTTATCGCATCAAATATTCTTAGCATTAAATACATAATAGCAACATGACTTGCACTTAAACCGTAAACATCCGTATAAAAATACGCAAGCCATATCCCCATTGTATGCCAAATAATGTTATTGCCAAAATCTCCTATACCATAGTTAATTTTTGTAGTTCTTGGCAAAATATCTTTATATGAACCTGAGGGAGTAACCACTTCAGTGCATGTCGTCATTGTTTATTACCTTTGATTGAAATGTTTTTAATATTTAAGATAAATAAGAAATTAAATATTGTTAACAATTTACAAACCAATGTAACAATTGAATAACACGCTGTAAACATTTTTTATTTAAATTACTATCAATTTGATTTTAATTTGTACACCTGAATTACTGAGGGAATATTGTCTTATGTTCGTGTAAGGTAGAATTAGTTAGAGGAGCAAACCTCAGAAGCTTCCTCGCATGGAAA
This genomic window contains:
- a CDS encoding glycoside-pentoside-hexuronide (GPH):cation symporter, with protein sequence MTTCTEVVTPSGSYKDILPRTTKINYGIGDFGNNIIWHTMGIWLAYFYTDVYGLSASHVAIMYLMLRIFDAITDPLVGLLVDRTRTKHGSCRPFILYGTIPLAITFIMLFYTPDLDETGKLVYAYVSFSLLTLAYTLVNVPFSAMAGFLTRDSDERTMLQSFRFGLGMLASVFVSYSTLSLVGLFGQGNEQQGFFYTAMVFALLIVGCLYYCFFTVKEIYPAPALKKEEKMGVKDLISSIKEAFSNQQLVILFLGNILFFIILTLKATPTVYYVKEVLINAEHMMTTFITWGTVGATLGAALSGLMWTRFDKVRAYKVLMFVCGVLTAIPYWLPGDAFSSILILGTAVSFLSLSMVPLIWSMLSDVVDYQVTLTGKNMSGLFFALFLFTLKVGLGVGGALALWIMGETGYVANIAQQPPEVVESINFISTLLPGIIFIVAGMIMMFYTLDEEKRAEIKLKLYGE